A genomic stretch from bacterium includes:
- a CDS encoding sigma-54 dependent transcriptional regulator, translated as MTGRILFIDDDKAGREVAFFNLRRAGYEITPAEDGQEGLSFFSPEKFDLVITDVKMPGISGIEVLRRIKKQAPEIPVLVITAFGNVETAVEAMKEGAYDFIGKPFQRDQLLLSVKRALERRRLATEVRMLRIRTSGVEREIIGSSSAMKRLLEIADRVSMTDAGILVTGESGTGKEAVARRIHVRSRRAEGPFVAVNCAAIPGELLESELFGHAKGAFTGAVKDRLGRFRQAQGGTLFLDEIGEIPLPLQGKLLRALQEKVVDAVGGDAPISVDVRIVAATNKDLQSRIRAGSFREDLYYRLNVVEVHVPPLRERPEDIPDLVLHFVGELAEGRDLTVPPRVMEELMRRPWPGNVRELKNACERMVILCHGNEVSLEDLPETSDSLRPEKEPLLGNGVDLPSLPPEGISLVDLEKKVIENALRIKNGNMTQAAAFLRIPRHVLVYRLEKYGICRET; from the coding sequence ATGACGGGACGCATTCTCTTCATCGACGATGACAAGGCGGGGCGGGAAGTTGCCTTTTTCAACCTCCGCCGAGCCGGGTACGAGATTACGCCGGCGGAGGATGGGCAGGAGGGGCTCTCCTTTTTCTCTCCGGAAAAGTTCGACCTCGTCATCACGGACGTCAAGATGCCGGGGATCTCGGGGATCGAGGTCCTGCGGCGGATCAAGAAGCAGGCTCCCGAGATCCCGGTCCTCGTCATCACGGCCTTCGGCAACGTTGAGACGGCCGTCGAGGCGATGAAGGAAGGGGCGTACGACTTCATCGGGAAGCCCTTCCAGCGGGACCAGCTTCTCCTCTCGGTCAAAAGGGCCCTCGAACGCCGCCGCCTGGCCACGGAGGTGCGGATGCTTCGAATCCGCACCAGCGGCGTGGAACGGGAGATCATCGGTTCCTCCTCCGCCATGAAGCGTCTGCTCGAGATTGCCGACAGGGTATCCATGACCGACGCAGGCATCCTCGTCACCGGCGAGAGTGGTACCGGAAAGGAAGCGGTCGCCCGGAGGATCCATGTCCGCTCCCGCAGGGCCGAAGGTCCATTCGTGGCGGTAAATTGCGCCGCCATCCCGGGGGAACTTCTCGAATCCGAGCTCTTCGGCCATGCCAAGGGCGCCTTCACGGGGGCGGTCAAGGATCGACTCGGCCGGTTTCGGCAGGCGCAGGGCGGCACGCTGTTTCTCGACGAAATCGGGGAGATCCCGTTGCCCCTCCAGGGCAAGCTCCTTCGGGCCCTCCAGGAGAAGGTGGTGGATGCGGTAGGCGGAGATGCGCCCATTTCCGTGGACGTGCGGATCGTCGCCGCGACGAACAAGGACCTGCAGAGCCGGATCCGGGCAGGGAGCTTCCGGGAGGACCTCTACTATCGCCTCAACGTGGTCGAGGTCCACGTGCCTCCCTTGCGGGAACGGCCGGAAGACATTCCCGATCTTGTCTTGCACTTCGTCGGGGAACTGGCGGAAGGCCGGGATCTCACGGTGCCGCCCCGGGTCATGGAGGAACTCATGCGGCGCCCCTGGCCCGGCAACGTCCGGGAACTGAAGAACGCCTGCGAGCGGATGGTGATCCTCTGCCATGGCAATGAAGTGTCCCTGGAGGACCTCCCGGAGACTTCCGACAGCTTGCGGCCGGAAAAGGAGCCGTTGCTTGGCAACGGCGTGGATCTGCCGTCCCTTCCGCCGGAGGGGATCTCGCTGGTGGACCTGGAGAAGAAGGTGATCGAGAACGCCTTGAGGATCAAGAACGGGAACATGACCCAGGCGGCCGCCTTCCTGCGCATCCCCAGGCATGTCCTGGTCTACCGGCTCGAAAAGTACGGGATCTGCCGCGAGACGTGA
- a CDS encoding heavy metal translocating P-type ATPase has translation MPATEGQDPNDANRSRDPVCGMSVGPDSPHRVDHAGTSYLFCSAHCLSEFRQDPGKYTGTAPAEGEHGKKDAGPDASGVSAPRNGAELSGAEKGGGGYTCPMHPEVRQPGPGSCPKCGMALEPVAPVAASTRNEWVCPMHPEIVRDAPGDCPKCGMALEPRTATAGEEENSELVDMSRRFWISVALTIPLVAVAMGEHLPGHPLSRIATMSTLGWLQLVLATPVVLWGGWPFFVRGWQSVVHRSLNMFTLIGLGVGVSYLYSLVAKLFPGIFPPSFRLESGEVAVYFEAAAAIVTLVLLGQVMELKARSRTGAAVKALLGLAPKTARRLRDDGSEEDVPLDQVHLGDRLRVRPGEKVPVDGVVLEGTSAVDESMVSGEAIPVEKNPGDRVVGATVNGTGSFVLKAERVGAETLLARIVQMVADAQRTRAPIQKLADKVAGWFVPAVVSIAVATAVVWGLVGPEPQMAHALVNAVAVLIIACPCALGLATPMSIMVATGKGATAGVLFRNAEAIEILRKVDTLVIDKTGTLTEGKPKLVTVEPAEGWDGKDLLRLAASLERGSEHPLAAAIVSGAQERGVEPTGTESFESVTGKGVKGSVDGRSVGLGNRNLFESMGIDPGELAGKAEALRKEGQTVMFVAVDGKAAGLLGVTDPVKGTTPEAIRQLHEEGIRIVMLTGDSRTTAEAVAGTLDIDEVMAEVLPDQKADAVKRLQGEGRIVAMAGDGINDAPALAQAQVGIAMGTGTDVAMESAGVTLVKGDLRGIIRARKLSRATMRNIKQNLFFAFGYNALGIPVAAGVLYPFFGILLSPVIAAAAMSFSSVSVVGNALRLRRENL, from the coding sequence ATGCCGGCGACCGAAGGACAGGATCCGAACGATGCGAACCGATCTAGGGATCCCGTATGCGGGATGAGCGTCGGACCGGATAGCCCGCACAGGGTCGATCACGCCGGAACAAGCTATCTGTTCTGCAGCGCTCACTGCCTGTCCGAATTTCGTCAGGACCCGGGGAAGTACACCGGAACAGCTCCGGCGGAAGGGGAACACGGCAAGAAGGACGCGGGTCCCGACGCATCGGGCGTTTCGGCTCCCCGCAATGGAGCGGAACTGTCCGGTGCGGAAAAAGGGGGCGGCGGGTACACGTGCCCAATGCATCCCGAGGTCCGCCAGCCGGGGCCCGGCAGCTGTCCCAAGTGCGGCATGGCGCTCGAACCGGTCGCCCCCGTTGCGGCCTCCACCCGGAACGAATGGGTCTGTCCCATGCACCCCGAAATCGTCCGGGATGCGCCCGGCGACTGCCCGAAGTGCGGGATGGCGCTGGAGCCCCGGACGGCCACGGCAGGCGAAGAGGAGAACTCCGAACTCGTCGACATGAGTCGGCGTTTTTGGATCAGCGTCGCTCTCACGATTCCCCTTGTGGCGGTTGCCATGGGGGAGCATCTGCCGGGGCATCCGCTTTCGCGGATCGCAACCATGTCGACGCTGGGCTGGCTGCAGCTGGTCCTCGCCACTCCCGTCGTCCTGTGGGGAGGCTGGCCCTTCTTCGTGCGTGGCTGGCAGTCGGTGGTCCACCGCAGCCTGAACATGTTCACCCTGATCGGGCTGGGCGTCGGCGTCTCGTATCTGTACAGCCTGGTCGCAAAGCTGTTCCCCGGGATCTTCCCGCCTTCCTTCCGCCTGGAAAGCGGAGAAGTCGCCGTCTACTTCGAGGCCGCGGCCGCCATCGTGACCCTCGTGCTGCTCGGGCAGGTCATGGAACTGAAGGCGCGAAGCCGCACCGGAGCAGCCGTCAAGGCGCTCCTGGGCCTGGCGCCGAAGACCGCCCGCCGCCTCCGGGACGACGGCTCCGAAGAGGATGTCCCACTCGACCAGGTTCACCTTGGAGACCGGCTGCGCGTGCGGCCGGGGGAGAAGGTTCCGGTGGACGGCGTCGTCCTCGAAGGGACCAGCGCTGTGGATGAGTCGATGGTCTCGGGGGAAGCCATTCCGGTGGAGAAGAATCCAGGCGACCGCGTGGTCGGGGCGACGGTGAACGGCACCGGCTCCTTCGTCCTGAAGGCGGAGCGGGTGGGCGCGGAGACGCTGCTGGCCCGGATCGTCCAGATGGTGGCGGACGCGCAGCGTACTCGCGCCCCGATCCAGAAGCTGGCGGACAAGGTCGCGGGCTGGTTCGTTCCGGCGGTGGTCTCGATCGCCGTCGCCACGGCCGTCGTCTGGGGCCTCGTCGGACCGGAGCCGCAGATGGCGCACGCGCTGGTCAACGCGGTCGCCGTGCTCATCATCGCCTGCCCCTGCGCGCTGGGGCTCGCGACCCCGATGTCGATCATGGTGGCGACGGGAAAGGGCGCGACCGCGGGCGTCCTGTTCCGAAACGCCGAGGCCATCGAGATCCTGCGCAAGGTCGACACCCTCGTGATCGACAAGACCGGGACGCTCACCGAAGGGAAGCCGAAGCTGGTCACGGTGGAACCGGCCGAGGGATGGGACGGGAAGGATCTGTTGCGCCTGGCCGCCAGCCTGGAACGGGGGAGCGAACATCCCTTGGCGGCCGCCATCGTGTCCGGGGCGCAGGAACGGGGGGTGGAGCCGACCGGGACGGAATCGTTCGAATCGGTGACCGGCAAGGGGGTGAAAGGAAGCGTGGACGGACGCTCCGTCGGCCTGGGGAACCGAAATCTCTTCGAGAGCATGGGGATCGACCCGGGAGAGCTCGCCGGAAAGGCCGAAGCGCTGCGCAAGGAAGGGCAGACGGTGATGTTCGTCGCGGTGGACGGCAAGGCGGCCGGGCTCCTCGGGGTCACTGACCCGGTCAAGGGAACCACCCCCGAAGCGATCCGGCAGCTCCACGAAGAGGGAATCCGGATCGTGATGCTCACCGGCGACAGCAGGACGACGGCGGAGGCCGTCGCGGGAACGCTCGACATCGACGAGGTGATGGCCGAAGTCCTTCCCGACCAGAAGGCCGACGCCGTGAAGCGCCTGCAGGGCGAAGGGCGGATCGTGGCCATGGCGGGCGACGGGATCAACGACGCGCCGGCGCTGGCGCAGGCCCAGGTGGGGATCGCGATGGGAACGGGAACCGACGTGGCCATGGAAAGCGCCGGGGTCACGCTGGTGAAGGGGGATCTGCGCGGGATCATACGGGCGCGGAAACTCAGCCGTGCAACCATGCGGAACATCAAGCAGAACCTGTTCTTCGCCTTCGGGTACAACGCGTTGGGAATTCCGGTCGCGGCGGGCGTCCTCTACCCGTTCTTCGGCATCCTGCTCAGTCCCGTCATCGCCGCCGCGGCGATGAGCTTCAGCTCCGTGTCGGTCGTGGGCAACGCGTTGAGGCTTCGGCGGGAAAATCTTTGA
- a CDS encoding multicopper oxidase domain-containing protein, with product MTQPPLVPPNGRPYRPVVTLNGWTLPWRMKDGWKEFHLIAEPVRREIAPGMTANLWGFNGQSPGPTIECVEGDKVRIFVTNRLLPDYIVMGERGMAEMGAMEMPLPDNTLPMMTGQGPFGPLEMGGMFTVVKIREGLARDDYKDPGWYKHPKGSAAYEWKGALPAS from the coding sequence ATGACGCAGCCGCCGCTGGTTCCCCCGAACGGCCGGCCCTACCGGCCGGTGGTCACGCTGAATGGCTGGACCCTGCCTTGGCGCATGAAGGACGGATGGAAGGAGTTCCACCTCATCGCTGAACCGGTCAGGCGCGAAATCGCCCCCGGAATGACGGCCAACCTCTGGGGCTTCAACGGCCAGAGCCCGGGTCCGACCATCGAATGCGTCGAAGGCGACAAGGTGCGGATTTTCGTCACCAACCGGCTGCTGCCCGACTACATCGTGATGGGCGAGCGCGGCATGGCCGAGATGGGGGCGATGGAGATGCCGCTGCCCGACAACACCCTGCCGATGATGACCGGGCAGGGCCCGTTCGGTCCCCTCGAGATGGGCGGAATGTTCACCGTCGTCAAGATACGGGAGGGACTGGCACGCGACGACTACAAGGACCCGGGCTGGTACAAGCACCCGAAAGGCAGTGCCGCCTACGAATGGAAAGGGGCGCTGCCGGCATCTTAA
- a CDS encoding cupredoxin family protein encodes MKRRIIAYTLILSLVSITGALAHEETKHGKKQGRQTGDHGEALGKPGDPGKVTRSIQVEMNDTMRFKPASIKVKRGETIRFIVRNTGKVKHEMVLGTIEELREHAESMRKFPEMEHADPNQVSVEPGMTGELVWQFTKAGTFDFACLVPGHFEAGMVGKVRVSR; translated from the coding sequence ATGAAGCGACGGATCATCGCATACACACTTATCTTGAGCCTCGTTTCCATCACCGGAGCGCTGGCCCACGAAGAAACGAAACACGGGAAGAAGCAGGGCCGGCAAACCGGCGATCACGGGGAGGCCCTCGGAAAGCCCGGCGATCCCGGCAAGGTCACCCGTAGTATCCAGGTGGAAATGAACGACACGATGCGCTTCAAGCCCGCAAGCATCAAGGTGAAACGGGGCGAGACCATCCGGTTCATCGTCCGGAACACCGGGAAGGTGAAGCATGAGATGGTTCTTGGCACGATCGAGGAACTGAGAGAACATGCCGAGTCGATGCGTAAATTCCCGGAGATGGAACACGCCGATCCCAACCAGGTCAGCGTCGAGCCCGGCATGACCGGCGAACTGGTCTGGCAATTCACCAAGGCGGGCACGTTTGATTTCGCCTGCCTGGTGCCCGGCCATTTCGAGGCGGGCATGGTCGGCAAAGTTCGGGTCAGCCGCTGA